The following DNA comes from Rosa rugosa chromosome 5, drRosRugo1.1, whole genome shotgun sequence.
AGATGTCATtgattcttttcaaaaaaaaagaaaaaaaaaaagatgtcatTGATTATTTGCCTGTCACATAGATGATAAGTACGTGCAGGCAATTGTCGATCACTAGGAATAAAGAGTAACATCCATCTTTATTTAATCACAAGTGAACACATATGGTAACATCAGCTAGCTTCTGAAATGTGAAGCATAGAGTTTCAATACACTGCGTGCTGCTTATTTTGATTACAAGTGGCCTTTGATAGACATTATAATGATGGCTTAGAGAACTAGCTTCAAACCCTACACAAAGAAAAACGTATAAAAGACAGATAAATGATATAGACGTACTTAACCAAAAACAGAAATGGATTaattgggagagagagagagagtgtgtgtgtgcgcgcttACTCAGTGAACTCAATATTGATTTTGCCAGCATCAGGGTTAGCGATGGCAGCAAAGGCTTCTTGAGAGAGATCGATGGTTCCATGGCATCCAGGGGGACAGAAATCCACGATTTTAACCACAACGCTGTTACCTTTGCAAGGTTTTGGCACACCTTGGTTTGTGGCTCCAGTGCATTTTACTCTATACCTTCTTCCACAAGCACCTTTATTGTCCCAAATGGCACTGCTTGCTGCAGCTATCATCACACCGTCGTTTTTATACCCATTGCATGCAGAGGCTGCAAGTCAACCAACAATTCACATATTGCTCGATTGAGTTTATATTAATTGATTCCAGTCGATAGTATGTTCAGTATTATTATTTCCGTACTAGCATCATAACTAAACAACTCGATCACTCCGTTCACCAGAGACAAATATTAGAAACGTACACTCGATGTCTATATTTGCCACTGGATGACTTTTGCTTCAAGTTTCTGTTGTTTATAATATCTTTTTCAGGTAAGAATGGCCTAAGAGACATTTTGTAAATATGGTTAACTTTCTCGAGTAATAGTTGACAGCATGCCAACAAGGAGCCGGATCATCTTTGTTACTCTAGCTGTATTATTGACAGTTGTATTTTTATTAGTCAGTAATTAAGTTTAGATTCTAATTACGCTAGCTGGTAGTTATGCTAATTAATTACTAGCTTCTATAAATATATAAGCTAAAAAACTTCTCTGTAATCTTTAGTACTCGATACATAATCAAAATTTCAGAGAGAAAATCCTTTTTGTTATTGCTTCATCGCCAACCTTGAGTGGTCATTGATTGTGATCGATCAATTTTACTAGGCCATTCAATATATTcagaccctaaaccctaagccATGTTCTCAATACATATGCGCTGGGAGTATGTGAGGAAAGTGATCGATAGTAATTAAAACTGGACATTACATATATTGATCACTTAGCGTTTGAGAAATATTCAAAATGGAGAAATTCAAATACTTACGAACGTAAGGAGGTGTATAAAATGTTGCAGTTCCGTGTTCCGCGTATGCGGCTAAGGGAAGGCATACAACCATGGCCACCACCACAAACAACACCTGCATTACAAGTCCCATACTTATGGCTGATGTTCTGCAATATTTTGTATGCAGCAAACTGACTCCCTCCTCCCATTTTATAGTGGAAGCTAGCTTACTAAACTAGCAAGTCTTCCCCTACGTACTGTAGTTTTCACATGCTGTACTCAACTATCTCGTTCTGGCCCGCTTCATAATGTAGCTCCAAAACTATCGATTTGGGATATTCTTCAATCCAGCATACAAGTAACATAGCTAGGTGTAATTGAATTATTGTTTTAGCTAATCTCTATGACTTTCTCTTGGGAAGAAACAACTAATGCCAAAGTTTGTCACACATGTGCACGCCAagggtttttgtttataatttttgCAGATCTTCCTAAACACATAATgttaagaaagaagaagataCTTCGGCACAAGAAGCTAGATCATGATatatcaaaacaaaaataaccaGCGCAGAGCCGTATCAGCTAGAATAACCAAATTAAAATTGCTAAATCTGTTGGAGCATAAGATAACTGCCATTAACTGGCAAACATCCTGTCAATTCTCTACTGACGCTCTGACCGTAACAACTTCAAATTTTGCAGAAAACTAGTTGCAAATGTTAACCATATTCCTAAACCCACAATATCAAAACACACAATTCTTACATACAAATACATACACATATGCATATTGAATGAGTATAAATCAAGAACAAGTTATAGTGCTAAAGAGATCATCACAACTAGTCTTCTGCACCGCTCTCTGTATtctctttagcagactctctatcttGGCTCTTCAGCAGTTTTGGAGAACATTGACGCAATCGGAAAAGTAATCGTAcgtaggtttacaagcaataaacctaaaataaagaatttggagtccactagagataaatgagaaaactctcaatttgattgataatatgataaaagataggttctgcagccgtttaaggttgcttatatatgagaaaaaaaaccctagggcgactaacaatgaaaccctgaAGCCCgcgggtaaaaacaaaacaaatctaaaacaaactagaaaaccgaaaattctgaaaaatagtaaattgcagttttgaggccataaacgatcccgaaagcccgaaaagtTTTGTTTATGGCGTCGTTCCCTTTCCAAAAAGGTTTAGAAATCACGATTCGGACACCGAATGCCAAAGTTGCAGCAAACCGGGTTTTCCTCCTTTTCCACGATCTAGCTGTTCTTCAATTCGGACCGCCATTCGTTCTACATCAAACATGTTTGactttttatcaattttagcaGTTGCACCAGTATcataagtggctctccattttaacatttagctatctcgctcctacatatagagagcgagatgagccTCTCTATTATTTTTCTAAATTTAACTTTGATGCTCATAATTATAGGTAATaagtaatttctttgttgggggttagggttgtgtgccctatcCCAAATTTTATGTAAATGatgcttattttaatgtaatgatgtaattacgtgtgatggatgcttatatcaatttttgttgggctaaaatgcatgtctaggagtcTAGTCAACTCTAGGTTGTGTATTAGCATATCTAGAAtagagttagaggcttgaccacCTCTAATTTTCAAGCCAGAACCTTCAATTTCATATTGTAGGgattataagcatggtgatctACACCGTTGTATGACTGCAAGGACGAATttcttagtagtctaattcccaATCTTTACGCCAATAAGAGTGAGTTAGTGACCGTTGAACCAACTCTATCTCTCTCCAATTGAGTTAGTGTGACCCTTGAACTGGCACATTAGTATTGTAATTGAGAATAtatggtccttgagccttgaccaccttggatacgactaccgcctaATCATGGAGTTTTCATTTACATGAGattagcatctagagcattgaattTGGGTGAAAGAGCCATCCTAGCTGTCACGCCCTTGATTTTTTAACACAactaaaaatcgatatataatctcataattatacatgcgtgatcatcaatacaaaatacctagaaactttttcccttaaaatttaatacatattgatgctctgaacccactatgtcaatattgacccgctccgtagagtcatatattacataagcttacgaattaaattgtcaacaacaaaataaaacgtaaatgctcatCAGAGCTAACTATACAACGAAAGTCTTTAtaaacggtaaagtcacaaaaatgacttcctaccgtaaagctgcaaaggcgctacctcagcttcaccCACGATTATCCTAACCcgcaagattaacccctacaccgtttgaatggtgcaccgggttgccacacaacaaacccggtaagcttttgcaagcccgtatgagtaactcaaaaccaccacaaatcaactcacaccaaaacaaaggaaaacaactcactccttgattcctTAAACACCAcctaaagaaagcaacttacgCCTTGTTTTCTTCCAACCCATTCAAATCATgaaataaggaaagcaactcacaccttgatttcctattcaaatcacgaaataaggaaagcaactcacaccttgatttcctattcaaatcgttaataaggaaaacaactcacaccttgtccccttaaaaaccgttaataaggaagcaactcacaccttgttccctaaaaacacaaaTTCATGAGTTTAGATATAACCTCGCACCGTTACCCCACGAATttcaatggcagacagactagagttctaactgatcgtaacctgtcacccggccaaggttcaaccttacgatatactgcccaaggtcatagaccttcattCCTCGGACTTCTCAGAACCTTGGAAtaaaaatgttacacaaatctcaaggcttttcaaaacaaatcgaaatcaacatttccacaataATTTGTTTTAcgaaaagccataacacaaaacaataaaaaacatcattcatgcatattgttttcataaatcaacaaaacccacaaatacatatatatttcacgtaaatatatatatacgtagtcatccgctcaggaatgcctactaataccaactatagtttgcagttaaatcaataactctgaaaacgataaaggtaattttgttcataaatgaacctcgtgagattactcacctcaaaattcCCGCTGCAtcttcacaccactagactacttacagaacgcactctgtcaagcacctaaggaaagtacagtcttgattcagtcaatggagcacaaggaataacgttcgaaaccctaaatcgaactaAAATtaccaaagtgacgccaattgaggcgaaaccacatccgagaccacccaatgtcttaggaatacttctacgatcgatatgtcaaaatcacaagtcgatcggacgctcaaatcctcacggatcgaatcatcaaacggtccgaaaccgtaaaaatcacaatataatcatacgatctccaaaaattgcatattatatatcgaaacgctagTATAtacgagtagaagat
Coding sequences within:
- the LOC133708121 gene encoding EG45-like domain containing protein, which produces MGLVMQVLFVVVAMVVCLPLAAYAEHGTATFYTPPYVPSACNGYKNDGVMIAAASSAIWDNKGACGRRYRVKCTGATNQGVPKPCKGNSVVVKIVDFCPPGCHGTIDLSQEAFAAIANPDAGKINIEFTEV